One Vibrio sp. CDRSL-10 TSBA genomic region harbors:
- a CDS encoding GGDEF domain-containing protein, whose protein sequence is MEFVTPDQRHLTTIMRIQAITEAGSISYYITSLVDISERKALENKLRELSEKDSLTQLWNRRKFEQELQAQTQLVARYPDSHDACLVLIDIDFFKRINDEKGHDVGDQVIIQVARILSGQLRTTDFISRIGGEEFAVIMPHTAIDEAQAVVERLRHAVDLDQSLTVTISAGITDLNQDSTRSYKCADIALYESKTLGRNRVSLCYSCDDIA, encoded by the coding sequence GTGGAATTTGTCACCCCGGATCAGCGTCATCTGACCACGATTATGCGTATCCAAGCCATCACTGAAGCCGGAAGCATCAGCTATTACATTACCTCGCTGGTGGATATCAGCGAACGTAAAGCACTGGAAAATAAACTGCGTGAACTGAGTGAGAAGGACTCGCTGACTCAACTGTGGAACCGGCGTAAGTTCGAACAGGAGCTGCAGGCGCAGACCCAGCTCGTGGCGCGTTATCCCGACAGTCATGATGCTTGTCTGGTACTGATTGATATCGACTTTTTCAAACGGATTAACGATGAAAAAGGGCACGATGTGGGTGATCAGGTGATCATCCAGGTAGCCCGAATTCTCTCTGGCCAGTTACGCACCACCGACTTTATCAGCCGGATCGGCGGTGAGGAATTTGCTGTGATCATGCCGCATACAGCCATTGATGAAGCGCAGGCGGTGGTCGAGCGTTTGCGCCATGCGGTTGACTTAGACCAAAGTCTGACTGTGACCATCAGTGCCGGAATTACCGACTTGAACCAGGACAGCACCCGTTCCTACAAATGTGCTGACATTGCCTTGTATGAGTCTAAAACCCTGGGACGCAACCGGGTTTCGCTCTGTTACAGCTGTGATGATATTGCTTAG
- a CDS encoding oxidative stress defense protein produces the protein MKWIAQLALVLCSVTSLSAYAQTPDFPHLVTTGYGEVEAQPDMAQFSVRVVETTMNAEQAKAAVDKVVAQFTDRLAESGVERKQIASSNLFVAPQYHYPQSGQPELVGYRASRNVTVEVGDIANLNQYLDIALAAGINQVDNIQLKVSDPGKYQMQARMAAIEDAKLKAQSVAKGFERNLGSIWQVEYNDANQQPVLMRSMNMSEKRAISDTYQDSVLTIRDRVQVIYRLAD, from the coding sequence ATGAAATGGATCGCCCAGCTTGCGTTAGTGCTATGCAGTGTCACATCACTGAGTGCGTATGCACAAACTCCGGATTTTCCCCATTTGGTGACCACAGGTTACGGTGAGGTTGAGGCTCAGCCTGATATGGCGCAGTTCTCAGTACGGGTGGTGGAAACCACTATGAATGCCGAACAGGCCAAGGCTGCGGTGGACAAAGTGGTGGCGCAGTTTACTGACCGCCTGGCCGAGTCCGGTGTTGAGCGCAAGCAGATTGCCAGCTCCAACCTGTTTGTCGCCCCGCAGTATCATTATCCGCAATCGGGCCAGCCGGAACTGGTCGGCTACCGCGCTTCGCGCAATGTGACGGTTGAAGTAGGCGATATCGCCAATCTGAATCAGTATCTCGATATTGCTCTGGCGGCGGGTATCAACCAAGTGGATAACATTCAGCTCAAAGTCAGTGACCCGGGTAAATATCAGATGCAGGCGCGCATGGCTGCGATTGAGGATGCCAAGCTGAAGGCACAATCAGTGGCCAAAGGTTTTGAACGTAATCTCGGCTCTATCTGGCAGGTAGAATACAATGATGCCAATCAGCAACCGGTACTGATGCGCAGTATGAACATGAGTGAAAAGCGCGCCATCAGTGATACCTATCAGGACTCCGTGCTGACTATCCGCGATCGGGTACAGGTTATCTATCGTCTGGCCGACTAG
- a CDS encoding DeoR/GlpR family DNA-binding transcription regulator, which yields MSKRNTQLRRHAIANLVNEKGEVSVEALSSQFDTSEVTIRKDLASLEANGLLLRRYGGAIALPREVVADEMNSKVSFRKVELAKAAAELIREHNRIVIDSGSTTAALIQQLNDKRGLVVMTNSLNVANALNELESEPTLLMTGGTWDTHSESFQGQVAESVLRSYDFDQLFIGADGIDLARGTTTFNELVGLSKVMAEVSREVIVMVESEKIGRKIPNLELAWDSIDVLVTDRELSDDYAKQIESHQVRVIRA from the coding sequence ATGTCGAAACGAAACACGCAGCTCAGACGACACGCTATCGCCAATCTGGTGAATGAAAAAGGTGAAGTGAGCGTCGAAGCGCTTTCCAGTCAGTTTGATACTTCCGAAGTCACCATCCGAAAGGATTTGGCTTCATTGGAGGCTAACGGATTACTACTCAGACGCTATGGCGGCGCGATTGCGCTGCCTCGCGAAGTGGTGGCCGATGAAATGAATTCAAAAGTTTCGTTTCGAAAGGTTGAGCTGGCAAAAGCGGCGGCAGAGCTGATTCGGGAACATAACCGAATTGTGATCGACAGCGGCAGTACCACTGCGGCACTGATTCAGCAACTGAACGACAAACGCGGCCTGGTGGTGATGACCAACTCCCTCAATGTCGCCAATGCGCTGAATGAACTGGAAAGTGAACCGACCTTATTAATGACCGGCGGAACCTGGGATACCCATTCAGAATCTTTCCAGGGCCAGGTGGCTGAATCTGTGCTGCGTTCCTACGATTTTGATCAGCTGTTTATCGGCGCAGACGGTATTGATTTGGCACGCGGTACGACTACGTTTAATGAACTGGTCGGCCTGAGCAAAGTGATGGCGGAAGTGTCGCGCGAAGTGATCGTGATGGTCGAGTCAGAAAAAATAGGCCGTAAGATTCCCAATCTGGAACTGGCCTGGGACAGCATAGACGTGCTGGTCACGGACAGAGAGCTGTCTGATGACTATGCTAAACAAATTGAATCTCATCAGGTACGGGTGATCCGGGCCTGA
- the pykF gene encoding pyruvate kinase PykF — MKKTKIVCTIGPKTESVEKLTELVAAGMNVMRLNFSHGDFVEHGTRIANFRTVMENTGKELAILLDTKGPEIRTIKLENGDDVELVAGQEFTFTTDTKVVGNKDIVAVTYAGFADDLNVGNTILVDDGLIEMEVVAKTDSEVKCKVLNNGALGENKGVNLPGVSVNLPALSEKDKNDLKFGCEQGVDFVAASFIRKGSDVKEIRDVLKAFGGENIQIISKIENQEGVDNFDEILELSDGIMVARGDLGVEIPAEEVIFAQKMMIEKCNRARKVVITATQMLDSMIKNPRPTRAEAGDVANAIMDGTDAVMLSGETAKGKYPVEAVTIMAQIANRTDSALKAELGSRLDSPRLRITEAVCKGAVDTAEKLAAPLIVVATEAGKSARSVRKYFPTANIIAVTTNKKTAAQLVLTKGVRPVVVDSIASTDDFYRLGKEIALESGLGKKGDIVVMVSGALVASGTTNTTSVHVL, encoded by the coding sequence ATGAAAAAGACCAAAATCGTTTGTACGATTGGCCCTAAAACTGAATCTGTAGAGAAGCTGACTGAACTGGTTGCAGCCGGAATGAACGTCATGCGCCTTAACTTCTCTCACGGTGACTTTGTCGAGCACGGTACTCGCATCGCGAACTTCCGTACTGTCATGGAAAACACAGGTAAGGAACTGGCTATCCTGCTGGATACTAAAGGTCCTGAAATCCGTACTATCAAACTGGAAAACGGTGATGACGTTGAGCTGGTTGCAGGCCAGGAATTCACCTTCACCACTGATACTAAAGTCGTCGGTAACAAAGACATCGTGGCAGTTACTTACGCCGGTTTCGCTGACGACCTGAACGTAGGCAACACTATCCTGGTTGACGATGGTCTGATCGAAATGGAAGTGGTTGCTAAAACTGACAGCGAAGTAAAATGTAAAGTTCTTAACAACGGCGCACTGGGCGAAAACAAAGGTGTTAACCTGCCAGGCGTTTCTGTGAACCTGCCAGCCCTGTCTGAAAAAGACAAAAATGACCTGAAATTTGGTTGTGAGCAAGGCGTTGATTTCGTTGCAGCATCTTTCATCCGTAAAGGTTCTGACGTGAAAGAAATCCGCGACGTGCTGAAAGCATTCGGCGGCGAAAACATCCAGATCATCTCTAAAATTGAAAACCAGGAAGGCGTAGACAACTTCGACGAAATCCTGGAACTGTCTGACGGTATCATGGTTGCACGTGGCGACCTGGGTGTAGAAATCCCGGCTGAAGAAGTTATCTTCGCGCAGAAGATGATGATCGAGAAATGTAACCGTGCACGTAAAGTGGTTATCACTGCAACACAAATGCTGGATTCAATGATCAAGAACCCACGTCCTACTCGCGCAGAAGCGGGTGACGTAGCGAACGCGATCATGGACGGTACTGACGCAGTGATGCTGTCTGGTGAAACCGCGAAAGGTAAATACCCGGTTGAAGCTGTGACGATCATGGCGCAAATCGCAAACCGTACTGACTCAGCTCTGAAAGCAGAACTGGGTTCTCGTCTGGACAGCCCACGTCTGCGCATCACTGAAGCGGTATGTAAAGGCGCGGTAGATACTGCTGAGAAACTGGCTGCACCACTGATTGTGGTTGCAACTGAAGCGGGTAAATCTGCACGTTCAGTACGTAAGTACTTCCCGACGGCGAACATCATCGCGGTAACTACGAACAAGAAAACCGCCGCTCAGCTGGTTCTGACTAAAGGTGTTCGTCCGGTTGTGGTTGATTCAATCGCCAGCACTGATGACTTCTACCGTCTGGGTAAAGAGATTGCTCTGGAATCTGGTCTGGGTAAGAAAGGCGACATCGTGGTTATGGTTTCTGGCGCTCTGGTTGCTTCAGGTACCACCAACACAACATCTGTTCACGTACTGTAA
- the mscS gene encoding small-conductance mechanosensitive channel MscS produces MAGESSSVEIPIVDSLGQVNAWLTNNSELLIQYGVNIISALLILFIGNIIVKVIAGSVSKVLQKKQMDKAVVQFIYGLVRYLLFIIVLIAALGRIGVQTASVVAVIGAAGLAIGLALQGSLSNFAAGVLIVAFRPFKSGDYVEVAGVAGSVDSIHIFQTILKTPDNKMIVLPNSSVIGDSIVNYSRYDTRRVDMLIGVSYKADLKKTKEVMRKVVESDPRVLKDPAVNIAVHALADSSVNLIVRPWVNSADYWPVYWDLTQAIKEALDENGIEIPFPQMDVHLNKLD; encoded by the coding sequence ATGGCTGGTGAGTCGAGCAGTGTAGAAATACCAATTGTCGATAGTTTGGGTCAGGTGAATGCCTGGCTGACCAATAATTCGGAGCTGTTGATCCAATACGGCGTCAATATCATTTCAGCGCTGCTGATCTTATTTATCGGTAACATCATCGTTAAGGTGATTGCCGGCAGCGTTTCCAAAGTTCTGCAAAAGAAACAGATGGACAAAGCCGTGGTGCAGTTCATCTATGGTCTGGTGCGTTACCTGCTGTTTATCATCGTGCTGATTGCTGCACTGGGCCGTATCGGCGTGCAGACTGCCTCAGTGGTTGCGGTGATTGGTGCGGCCGGTCTGGCAATTGGCCTGGCTCTGCAGGGCTCACTGTCGAACTTCGCCGCTGGTGTACTAATTGTGGCATTCCGCCCGTTCAAATCCGGCGACTATGTGGAAGTGGCAGGTGTGGCCGGTTCAGTCGATTCTATCCATATTTTCCAGACCATTCTGAAAACGCCGGATAACAAGATGATCGTACTGCCTAACTCATCCGTGATTGGCGACTCGATTGTCAACTACTCACGCTACGACACGCGCCGGGTCGATATGCTGATTGGCGTATCGTACAAAGCGGATCTGAAAAAGACCAAAGAAGTCATGCGTAAAGTGGTCGAAAGCGATCCACGCGTGCTGAAAGATCCGGCGGTCAACATTGCCGTACACGCTCTGGCGGATTCGTCGGTCAACCTGATTGTCCGTCCTTGGGTTAACAGCGCCGATTACTGGCCGGTGTACTGGGATCTGACCCAGGCGATTAAAGAAGCTCTAGATGAAAACGGTATCGAGATCCCATTCCCGCAAATGGATGTGCATCTCAACAAGCTGGACTAA
- a CDS encoding LysE/ArgO family amino acid transporter, whose protein sequence is MNLWILLQGFGFGATMIIPIGAQNAFVLNQGIKRNHHLTTATLCSFLDIFFISLGIFGGGAILTQNEWLLALVTLGGILFLIFYGIQSLKSAFDQQQESSDKQAMLRGRRAVILGTLAVTVLNPHLYLDTIVILGSIGGQFEGSDRISFAIGTILASFVWFYSLSMGAAKLAPTLSKPKVKKVIDLVVAAVMFLIAFTLGHNLQWPV, encoded by the coding sequence ATGAACTTATGGATTTTACTGCAGGGCTTTGGTTTCGGCGCTACCATGATAATCCCGATCGGGGCTCAGAATGCGTTTGTGCTTAATCAGGGCATTAAGCGCAACCATCATCTCACAACCGCCACCCTGTGCAGCTTTTTAGACATCTTTTTTATCTCGCTGGGTATCTTTGGCGGCGGCGCGATTCTGACTCAGAATGAATGGCTGCTGGCACTGGTGACCCTGGGCGGCATTCTGTTTCTGATTTTCTACGGGATCCAGTCGCTGAAGAGCGCCTTTGACCAGCAGCAGGAGAGCAGCGATAAACAGGCGATGCTGCGAGGCCGCCGCGCGGTGATCCTTGGTACGCTGGCGGTGACGGTACTCAACCCGCACCTGTATCTGGATACGATTGTGATTCTGGGCTCGATTGGCGGTCAGTTTGAAGGCAGCGACCGGATTTCATTTGCCATCGGCACCATTCTGGCCTCGTTCGTGTGGTTCTACTCGCTGTCGATGGGTGCGGCCAAACTGGCGCCGACCTTGTCCAAACCTAAGGTGAAAAAGGTCATCGATCTGGTGGTTGCCGCAGTGATGTTTCTCATCGCCTTTACGCTCGGCCATAACCTGCAGTGGCCGGTTTAA